The following coding sequences lie in one Caproicibacterium argilliputei genomic window:
- a CDS encoding HPr family phosphocarrier protein, which produces MLQKTWTIPCKQGFHLRPAQLLTETAGQFQAAVTLHKAEEPATTAVDAKSILGLMGLGLAYGQSVTVITDGSDEAAAMQAVQKLFDTRFGEE; this is translated from the coding sequence ATGTTACAGAAAACTTGGACCATCCCCTGCAAACAGGGATTTCATCTTCGTCCGGCGCAGCTCCTGACGGAAACTGCGGGACAGTTTCAGGCAGCGGTTACGCTGCACAAAGCAGAAGAACCGGCCACAACAGCCGTGGATGCCAAAAGCATTTTGGGCTTAATGGGTCTGGGGCTTGCCTATGGGCAGTCGGTGACGGTGATAACAGATGGCAGCGATGAGGCTGCTGCCATGCAGGCAGTGCAAAAGCTGTTTGAT